A window of the Pungitius pungitius chromosome 3, fPunPun2.1, whole genome shotgun sequence genome harbors these coding sequences:
- the lrrfip1b gene encoding leucine-rich repeat flightless-interacting protein 2 isoform X2 produces MGTQGAGRKRVPNPGRLTAEDDALNVIAREAEARLATRRAARAEARDIRMKELERQQKEMSDDEERMSVGSRGSLRPSDCFLGSGSRASSRASSARASPVVEEKPDRDFVDKGSRTASTLSAATLASLGGASSRRGSCDTSFSVETEASIRDMKDSLAESEEKYRKAMVSNAQLHNEKSTLMYEVENLKAELGDMEELLWESRRHCDDRSKEFERELQAHRVLQVQFKEMEEALRRTDEMLTEVSALRLKSSSYCQEVSDLKEVLEWKEKKMAALERQRETSDMVRIERDHLRVDVIGLRDLLKKHGVVVPPENSTNGERGQGQGVDEVTADSAPLEEAPRGGRESALELRLQKLFEERETLRDQVRQLTSQLDRRQKNGTDKVQNSEGDHLEIDSHLLDVQRDANRQISDLKFKLVKSEQEVTTLEQNVIRLEGQVTRYKSASENAEKIEDELKADKRKLQRELRSALDRIDELEVNNNHLCKRLEKMKATRSALLAQQ; encoded by the exons ATGGGGACCCAGGGAGCGGGCCGGAAGAGGGTCCCGAACCCGGGCAGGCTGACCGCGGAGGACGACGCGCTGAACGTGATCGCGCGAGAG gcggaggcgcgGCTGGCGACCCGGCGAGCAGCGAGAGCCGAGGCCCGAGACATCCGGatgaaggagctggagaggcaACAGAAAGAG atgtCAGACGATGAAGAGAGGATGTCTGTGGGGAGCCGAGGGAGCCTcagg ccctctgaCTGCTTTCTGGGCTCCGGCTCTCGGGCCTCCTCTCGGGCCAGTTCAGCTCGTGCGAGCCCAGTG gtggaggagaaacCCGACAGAGACTTCGTGGACAAA GGCTCTAGGACCGCCTCCACGCTCTCCGCCGCCACGCTGGCCTCTCTGGGCGGAGCTTCTTCTCGCAGAGGAAGCTGTGACACGTCCTTCTCTGTAGAGACGGAGGCGTCCATCAGAGACATGAAG GACTCTCTGGCCGAGTCAGAGGAGAAGTACCGCAAAGCGATGGTCTCCAACGCGCAGCTCCACAACGAGAAGTCCACTCTGATGTACGAGGTGGAGAACCTGAAGGCGGAGCTCGGCGacatggaggagctgctgtGGGAGTCGCGGCGGCACTGTGACGACCGGAGCAAg GAGTTTGAACGCGAGCTTCAGGCCCACCGAGTCCTTCAGGTCCAGTTTAAAGAGATGGAAGAAGCTCTGAGACGGACCGACGAGATGCTGACG gagGTGTCTGCCCTCCGGTTGAAGAGCAGTAGTTATTGTCAGGAGGTGTCTGACCTGAAGGAGGTTCTTGagtggaaagagaagaagatggCG gcattagagaggcagagagaaaccTCCGACATGGTTCGGATTGAGCGTGACCACCTCAGAGTCGATGTCATCGGCCTCAGAGACTTACTGAAG AAACACGGAGTCGTCGTCCCTCCCGAGAACTCCACCAATGGGGAGAGGGGACAGGGCCAGGGCGTCGATGAGGTCACCGCTGACTCCGCCCCCCTCGAGGAGGCGCCACGCGGCGGCAGAGAGAGCGCGCTCG AACTCCGGCTGCAGAAGCTGTTTGAAGAAAGGGAGACTTTACGGGATCAG GTGAGACAGCTGACGTCTCAGCTGGACCGGAGACAGAAGAATGGGACGGACAAAGTCCAGAATTCAGAGGGGGACCATTTGGAGATTGACTCTCATCTTCTGGACGTACAGA GAGACGCCAACAGACAAATCAGTGACCTGAAGTTCAAGCTGGTCAAATCTGAACAGGAAGTCACCACCCTGGAGCAGAAT GTGATCCGCCTGGAGGGTCAGGTGACCCGATACAAGTCGGCTTCAGAAAACGCAGAGAAGATCGAAGACGAGTTGAAGGCGGATAAGAGGAAGCTTCAGAGAGAG CTCCGCTCGGCTCTGGACCGGATCGACGAGCTGGAGGTGAACAACAACCACCTGTGCAAACGTCTGGAGAAGATGAAGGCCACCCGCAGCGCCCTGCTGGCCCAGCAGTGA
- the lrrfip1b gene encoding leucine-rich repeat flightless-interacting protein 2 isoform X6 codes for MGTQGAGRKRVPNPGRLTAEDDALNVIAREAEARLATRRAARAEARDIRMKELERQQKEMSDDEERMSVGSRGSLRPSDCFLGSGSRASSRASSARASPVVEEKPDRDFVDKGSRTASTLSAATLASLGGASSRRGSCDTSFSVETEASIRDMKDSLAESEEKYRKAMVSNAQLHNEKSTLMYEVENLKAELGDMEELLWESRRHCDDRSKEFERELQAHRVLQVQFKEMEEALRRTDEMLTKHGVVVPPENSTNGERGQGQGVDEVTADSAPLEEAPRGGRESALELRLQKLFEERETLRDQVRQLTSQLDRRQKNGTDKVQNSEGDHLEIDSHLLDVQRDANRQISDLKFKLVKSEQEVTTLEQNVIRLEGQVTRYKSASENAEKIEDELKADKRKLQRELRSALDRIDELEVNNNHLCKRLEKMKATRSALLAQQ; via the exons ATGGGGACCCAGGGAGCGGGCCGGAAGAGGGTCCCGAACCCGGGCAGGCTGACCGCGGAGGACGACGCGCTGAACGTGATCGCGCGAGAG gcggaggcgcgGCTGGCGACCCGGCGAGCAGCGAGAGCCGAGGCCCGAGACATCCGGatgaaggagctggagaggcaACAGAAAGAG atgtCAGACGATGAAGAGAGGATGTCTGTGGGGAGCCGAGGGAGCCTcagg ccctctgaCTGCTTTCTGGGCTCCGGCTCTCGGGCCTCCTCTCGGGCCAGTTCAGCTCGTGCGAGCCCAGTG gtggaggagaaacCCGACAGAGACTTCGTGGACAAA GGCTCTAGGACCGCCTCCACGCTCTCCGCCGCCACGCTGGCCTCTCTGGGCGGAGCTTCTTCTCGCAGAGGAAGCTGTGACACGTCCTTCTCTGTAGAGACGGAGGCGTCCATCAGAGACATGAAG GACTCTCTGGCCGAGTCAGAGGAGAAGTACCGCAAAGCGATGGTCTCCAACGCGCAGCTCCACAACGAGAAGTCCACTCTGATGTACGAGGTGGAGAACCTGAAGGCGGAGCTCGGCGacatggaggagctgctgtGGGAGTCGCGGCGGCACTGTGACGACCGGAGCAAg GAGTTTGAACGCGAGCTTCAGGCCCACCGAGTCCTTCAGGTCCAGTTTAAAGAGATGGAAGAAGCTCTGAGACGGACCGACGAGATGCTGACG AAACACGGAGTCGTCGTCCCTCCCGAGAACTCCACCAATGGGGAGAGGGGACAGGGCCAGGGCGTCGATGAGGTCACCGCTGACTCCGCCCCCCTCGAGGAGGCGCCACGCGGCGGCAGAGAGAGCGCGCTCG AACTCCGGCTGCAGAAGCTGTTTGAAGAAAGGGAGACTTTACGGGATCAG GTGAGACAGCTGACGTCTCAGCTGGACCGGAGACAGAAGAATGGGACGGACAAAGTCCAGAATTCAGAGGGGGACCATTTGGAGATTGACTCTCATCTTCTGGACGTACAGA GAGACGCCAACAGACAAATCAGTGACCTGAAGTTCAAGCTGGTCAAATCTGAACAGGAAGTCACCACCCTGGAGCAGAAT GTGATCCGCCTGGAGGGTCAGGTGACCCGATACAAGTCGGCTTCAGAAAACGCAGAGAAGATCGAAGACGAGTTGAAGGCGGATAAGAGGAAGCTTCAGAGAGAG CTCCGCTCGGCTCTGGACCGGATCGACGAGCTGGAGGTGAACAACAACCACCTGTGCAAACGTCTGGAGAAGATGAAGGCCACCCGCAGCGCCCTGCTGGCCCAGCAGTGA
- the lrrfip1b gene encoding leucine-rich repeat flightless-interacting protein 2 isoform X3 encodes MGTQGAGRKRVPNPGRLTAEDDALNVIAREAEARLATRRAARAEARDIRMKELERQQKELCHSHKKYYGLDNKWGHIEQWMEDSERYSRPSRRHASVCTCFSSSLMSDDEERMSVGSRGSLRPSDCFLGSGSRASSRASSARASPVVEEKPDRDFVDKGSRTASTLSAATLASLGGASSRRGSCDTSFSVETEASIRDMKDSLAESEEKYRKAMVSNAQLHNEKSTLMYEVENLKAELGDMEELLWESRRHCDDRSKEFERELQAHRVLQVQFKEMEEALRRTDEMLTKHGVVVPPENSTNGERGQGQGVDEVTADSAPLEEAPRGGRESALELRLQKLFEERETLRDQVRQLTSQLDRRQKNGTDKVQNSEGDHLEIDSHLLDVQRDANRQISDLKFKLVKSEQEVTTLEQNVIRLEGQVTRYKSASENAEKIEDELKADKRKLQRELRSALDRIDELEVNNNHLCKRLEKMKATRSALLAQQ; translated from the exons ATGGGGACCCAGGGAGCGGGCCGGAAGAGGGTCCCGAACCCGGGCAGGCTGACCGCGGAGGACGACGCGCTGAACGTGATCGCGCGAGAG gcggaggcgcgGCTGGCGACCCGGCGAGCAGCGAGAGCCGAGGCCCGAGACATCCGGatgaaggagctggagaggcaACAGAAAGAG CTGTGTCACAGCCACAAG AAGTATTATGGGCTGGATAATAAGTGGGGTCATATTGAACAGTGGATG GAGGACAGCGAGCGCTACTCTCGCCCCTCACGGAGACATGCATCGGTCTGTacctgcttttcttcttctctg atgtCAGACGATGAAGAGAGGATGTCTGTGGGGAGCCGAGGGAGCCTcagg ccctctgaCTGCTTTCTGGGCTCCGGCTCTCGGGCCTCCTCTCGGGCCAGTTCAGCTCGTGCGAGCCCAGTG gtggaggagaaacCCGACAGAGACTTCGTGGACAAA GGCTCTAGGACCGCCTCCACGCTCTCCGCCGCCACGCTGGCCTCTCTGGGCGGAGCTTCTTCTCGCAGAGGAAGCTGTGACACGTCCTTCTCTGTAGAGACGGAGGCGTCCATCAGAGACATGAAG GACTCTCTGGCCGAGTCAGAGGAGAAGTACCGCAAAGCGATGGTCTCCAACGCGCAGCTCCACAACGAGAAGTCCACTCTGATGTACGAGGTGGAGAACCTGAAGGCGGAGCTCGGCGacatggaggagctgctgtGGGAGTCGCGGCGGCACTGTGACGACCGGAGCAAg GAGTTTGAACGCGAGCTTCAGGCCCACCGAGTCCTTCAGGTCCAGTTTAAAGAGATGGAAGAAGCTCTGAGACGGACCGACGAGATGCTGACG AAACACGGAGTCGTCGTCCCTCCCGAGAACTCCACCAATGGGGAGAGGGGACAGGGCCAGGGCGTCGATGAGGTCACCGCTGACTCCGCCCCCCTCGAGGAGGCGCCACGCGGCGGCAGAGAGAGCGCGCTCG AACTCCGGCTGCAGAAGCTGTTTGAAGAAAGGGAGACTTTACGGGATCAG GTGAGACAGCTGACGTCTCAGCTGGACCGGAGACAGAAGAATGGGACGGACAAAGTCCAGAATTCAGAGGGGGACCATTTGGAGATTGACTCTCATCTTCTGGACGTACAGA GAGACGCCAACAGACAAATCAGTGACCTGAAGTTCAAGCTGGTCAAATCTGAACAGGAAGTCACCACCCTGGAGCAGAAT GTGATCCGCCTGGAGGGTCAGGTGACCCGATACAAGTCGGCTTCAGAAAACGCAGAGAAGATCGAAGACGAGTTGAAGGCGGATAAGAGGAAGCTTCAGAGAGAG CTCCGCTCGGCTCTGGACCGGATCGACGAGCTGGAGGTGAACAACAACCACCTGTGCAAACGTCTGGAGAAGATGAAGGCCACCCGCAGCGCCCTGCTGGCCCAGCAGTGA
- the lrrfip1b gene encoding leucine-rich repeat flightless-interacting protein 2 isoform X1: MGTQGAGRKRVPNPGRLTAEDDALNVIAREAEARLATRRAARAEARDIRMKELERQQKELCHSHKKYYGLDNKWGHIEQWMEDSERYSRPSRRHASVCTCFSSSLMSDDEERMSVGSRGSLRPSDCFLGSGSRASSRASSARASPVVEEKPDRDFVDKGSRTASTLSAATLASLGGASSRRGSCDTSFSVETEASIRDMKDSLAESEEKYRKAMVSNAQLHNEKSTLMYEVENLKAELGDMEELLWESRRHCDDRSKEFERELQAHRVLQVQFKEMEEALRRTDEMLTEVSALRLKSSSYCQEVSDLKEVLEWKEKKMAALERQRETSDMVRIERDHLRVDVIGLRDLLKKHGVVVPPENSTNGERGQGQGVDEVTADSAPLEEAPRGGRESALELRLQKLFEERETLRDQVRQLTSQLDRRQKNGTDKVQNSEGDHLEIDSHLLDVQRDANRQISDLKFKLVKSEQEVTTLEQNVIRLEGQVTRYKSASENAEKIEDELKADKRKLQRELRSALDRIDELEVNNNHLCKRLEKMKATRSALLAQQ; this comes from the exons ATGGGGACCCAGGGAGCGGGCCGGAAGAGGGTCCCGAACCCGGGCAGGCTGACCGCGGAGGACGACGCGCTGAACGTGATCGCGCGAGAG gcggaggcgcgGCTGGCGACCCGGCGAGCAGCGAGAGCCGAGGCCCGAGACATCCGGatgaaggagctggagaggcaACAGAAAGAG CTGTGTCACAGCCACAAG AAGTATTATGGGCTGGATAATAAGTGGGGTCATATTGAACAGTGGATG GAGGACAGCGAGCGCTACTCTCGCCCCTCACGGAGACATGCATCGGTCTGTacctgcttttcttcttctctg atgtCAGACGATGAAGAGAGGATGTCTGTGGGGAGCCGAGGGAGCCTcagg ccctctgaCTGCTTTCTGGGCTCCGGCTCTCGGGCCTCCTCTCGGGCCAGTTCAGCTCGTGCGAGCCCAGTG gtggaggagaaacCCGACAGAGACTTCGTGGACAAA GGCTCTAGGACCGCCTCCACGCTCTCCGCCGCCACGCTGGCCTCTCTGGGCGGAGCTTCTTCTCGCAGAGGAAGCTGTGACACGTCCTTCTCTGTAGAGACGGAGGCGTCCATCAGAGACATGAAG GACTCTCTGGCCGAGTCAGAGGAGAAGTACCGCAAAGCGATGGTCTCCAACGCGCAGCTCCACAACGAGAAGTCCACTCTGATGTACGAGGTGGAGAACCTGAAGGCGGAGCTCGGCGacatggaggagctgctgtGGGAGTCGCGGCGGCACTGTGACGACCGGAGCAAg GAGTTTGAACGCGAGCTTCAGGCCCACCGAGTCCTTCAGGTCCAGTTTAAAGAGATGGAAGAAGCTCTGAGACGGACCGACGAGATGCTGACG gagGTGTCTGCCCTCCGGTTGAAGAGCAGTAGTTATTGTCAGGAGGTGTCTGACCTGAAGGAGGTTCTTGagtggaaagagaagaagatggCG gcattagagaggcagagagaaaccTCCGACATGGTTCGGATTGAGCGTGACCACCTCAGAGTCGATGTCATCGGCCTCAGAGACTTACTGAAG AAACACGGAGTCGTCGTCCCTCCCGAGAACTCCACCAATGGGGAGAGGGGACAGGGCCAGGGCGTCGATGAGGTCACCGCTGACTCCGCCCCCCTCGAGGAGGCGCCACGCGGCGGCAGAGAGAGCGCGCTCG AACTCCGGCTGCAGAAGCTGTTTGAAGAAAGGGAGACTTTACGGGATCAG GTGAGACAGCTGACGTCTCAGCTGGACCGGAGACAGAAGAATGGGACGGACAAAGTCCAGAATTCAGAGGGGGACCATTTGGAGATTGACTCTCATCTTCTGGACGTACAGA GAGACGCCAACAGACAAATCAGTGACCTGAAGTTCAAGCTGGTCAAATCTGAACAGGAAGTCACCACCCTGGAGCAGAAT GTGATCCGCCTGGAGGGTCAGGTGACCCGATACAAGTCGGCTTCAGAAAACGCAGAGAAGATCGAAGACGAGTTGAAGGCGGATAAGAGGAAGCTTCAGAGAGAG CTCCGCTCGGCTCTGGACCGGATCGACGAGCTGGAGGTGAACAACAACCACCTGTGCAAACGTCTGGAGAAGATGAAGGCCACCCGCAGCGCCCTGCTGGCCCAGCAGTGA
- the lrrfip1b gene encoding leucine-rich repeat flightless-interacting protein 2 isoform X5 yields MGTQGAGRKRVPNPGRLTAEDDALNVIAREAEARLATRRAARAEARDIRMKELERQQKEEDSERYSRPSRRHASMSDDEERMSVGSRGSLRPSDCFLGSGSRASSRASSARASPVVEEKPDRDFVDKGSRTASTLSAATLASLGGASSRRGSCDTSFSVETEASIRDMKDSLAESEEKYRKAMVSNAQLHNEKSTLMYEVENLKAELGDMEELLWESRRHCDDRSKEFERELQAHRVLQVQFKEMEEALRRTDEMLTEVSALRLKSSSYCQEVSDLKEVLEWKEKKMAALERQRETSDMVRIERDHLRVDVIGLRDLLKKHGVVVPPENSTNGERGQGQGVDEVTADSAPLEEAPRGGRESALELRLQKLFEERETLRDQVRQLTSQLDRRQKNGTDKVQNSEGDHLEIDSHLLDVQRDANRQISDLKFKLVKSEQEVTTLEQNVIRLEGQVTRYKSASENAEKIEDELKADKRKLQRELRSALDRIDELEVNNNHLCKRLEKMKATRSALLAQQ; encoded by the exons ATGGGGACCCAGGGAGCGGGCCGGAAGAGGGTCCCGAACCCGGGCAGGCTGACCGCGGAGGACGACGCGCTGAACGTGATCGCGCGAGAG gcggaggcgcgGCTGGCGACCCGGCGAGCAGCGAGAGCCGAGGCCCGAGACATCCGGatgaaggagctggagaggcaACAGAAAGAG GAGGACAGCGAGCGCTACTCTCGCCCCTCACGGAGACATGCATCG atgtCAGACGATGAAGAGAGGATGTCTGTGGGGAGCCGAGGGAGCCTcagg ccctctgaCTGCTTTCTGGGCTCCGGCTCTCGGGCCTCCTCTCGGGCCAGTTCAGCTCGTGCGAGCCCAGTG gtggaggagaaacCCGACAGAGACTTCGTGGACAAA GGCTCTAGGACCGCCTCCACGCTCTCCGCCGCCACGCTGGCCTCTCTGGGCGGAGCTTCTTCTCGCAGAGGAAGCTGTGACACGTCCTTCTCTGTAGAGACGGAGGCGTCCATCAGAGACATGAAG GACTCTCTGGCCGAGTCAGAGGAGAAGTACCGCAAAGCGATGGTCTCCAACGCGCAGCTCCACAACGAGAAGTCCACTCTGATGTACGAGGTGGAGAACCTGAAGGCGGAGCTCGGCGacatggaggagctgctgtGGGAGTCGCGGCGGCACTGTGACGACCGGAGCAAg GAGTTTGAACGCGAGCTTCAGGCCCACCGAGTCCTTCAGGTCCAGTTTAAAGAGATGGAAGAAGCTCTGAGACGGACCGACGAGATGCTGACG gagGTGTCTGCCCTCCGGTTGAAGAGCAGTAGTTATTGTCAGGAGGTGTCTGACCTGAAGGAGGTTCTTGagtggaaagagaagaagatggCG gcattagagaggcagagagaaaccTCCGACATGGTTCGGATTGAGCGTGACCACCTCAGAGTCGATGTCATCGGCCTCAGAGACTTACTGAAG AAACACGGAGTCGTCGTCCCTCCCGAGAACTCCACCAATGGGGAGAGGGGACAGGGCCAGGGCGTCGATGAGGTCACCGCTGACTCCGCCCCCCTCGAGGAGGCGCCACGCGGCGGCAGAGAGAGCGCGCTCG AACTCCGGCTGCAGAAGCTGTTTGAAGAAAGGGAGACTTTACGGGATCAG GTGAGACAGCTGACGTCTCAGCTGGACCGGAGACAGAAGAATGGGACGGACAAAGTCCAGAATTCAGAGGGGGACCATTTGGAGATTGACTCTCATCTTCTGGACGTACAGA GAGACGCCAACAGACAAATCAGTGACCTGAAGTTCAAGCTGGTCAAATCTGAACAGGAAGTCACCACCCTGGAGCAGAAT GTGATCCGCCTGGAGGGTCAGGTGACCCGATACAAGTCGGCTTCAGAAAACGCAGAGAAGATCGAAGACGAGTTGAAGGCGGATAAGAGGAAGCTTCAGAGAGAG CTCCGCTCGGCTCTGGACCGGATCGACGAGCTGGAGGTGAACAACAACCACCTGTGCAAACGTCTGGAGAAGATGAAGGCCACCCGCAGCGCCCTGCTGGCCCAGCAGTGA
- the lrrfip1b gene encoding leucine-rich repeat flightless-interacting protein 2 isoform X4 produces the protein MGTQGAGRKRVPNPGRLTAEDDALNVIAREAEARLATRRAARAEARDIRMKELERQQKELCHSHKKYYGLDNKWGHIEQWMEDSERYSRPSRRHASMSDDEERMSVGSRGSLRPSDCFLGSGSRASSRASSARASPVVEEKPDRDFVDKGSRTASTLSAATLASLGGASSRRGSCDTSFSVETEASIRDMKDSLAESEEKYRKAMVSNAQLHNEKSTLMYEVENLKAELGDMEELLWESRRHCDDRSKEFERELQAHRVLQVQFKEMEEALRRTDEMLTEVSALRLKSSSYCQEVSDLKEVLEWKEKKMAALERQRETSDMVRIERDHLRVDVIGLRDLLKKHGVVVPPENSTNGERGQGQGVDEVTADSAPLEEAPRGGRESALELRLQKLFEERETLRDQVRQLTSQLDRRQKNGTDKVQNSEGDHLEIDSHLLDVQRDANRQISDLKFKLVKSEQEVTTLEQNVIRLEGQVTRYKSASENAEKIEDELKADKRKLQRELRSALDRIDELEVNNNHLCKRLEKMKATRSALLAQQ, from the exons ATGGGGACCCAGGGAGCGGGCCGGAAGAGGGTCCCGAACCCGGGCAGGCTGACCGCGGAGGACGACGCGCTGAACGTGATCGCGCGAGAG gcggaggcgcgGCTGGCGACCCGGCGAGCAGCGAGAGCCGAGGCCCGAGACATCCGGatgaaggagctggagaggcaACAGAAAGAG CTGTGTCACAGCCACAAG AAGTATTATGGGCTGGATAATAAGTGGGGTCATATTGAACAGTGGATG GAGGACAGCGAGCGCTACTCTCGCCCCTCACGGAGACATGCATCG atgtCAGACGATGAAGAGAGGATGTCTGTGGGGAGCCGAGGGAGCCTcagg ccctctgaCTGCTTTCTGGGCTCCGGCTCTCGGGCCTCCTCTCGGGCCAGTTCAGCTCGTGCGAGCCCAGTG gtggaggagaaacCCGACAGAGACTTCGTGGACAAA GGCTCTAGGACCGCCTCCACGCTCTCCGCCGCCACGCTGGCCTCTCTGGGCGGAGCTTCTTCTCGCAGAGGAAGCTGTGACACGTCCTTCTCTGTAGAGACGGAGGCGTCCATCAGAGACATGAAG GACTCTCTGGCCGAGTCAGAGGAGAAGTACCGCAAAGCGATGGTCTCCAACGCGCAGCTCCACAACGAGAAGTCCACTCTGATGTACGAGGTGGAGAACCTGAAGGCGGAGCTCGGCGacatggaggagctgctgtGGGAGTCGCGGCGGCACTGTGACGACCGGAGCAAg GAGTTTGAACGCGAGCTTCAGGCCCACCGAGTCCTTCAGGTCCAGTTTAAAGAGATGGAAGAAGCTCTGAGACGGACCGACGAGATGCTGACG gagGTGTCTGCCCTCCGGTTGAAGAGCAGTAGTTATTGTCAGGAGGTGTCTGACCTGAAGGAGGTTCTTGagtggaaagagaagaagatggCG gcattagagaggcagagagaaaccTCCGACATGGTTCGGATTGAGCGTGACCACCTCAGAGTCGATGTCATCGGCCTCAGAGACTTACTGAAG AAACACGGAGTCGTCGTCCCTCCCGAGAACTCCACCAATGGGGAGAGGGGACAGGGCCAGGGCGTCGATGAGGTCACCGCTGACTCCGCCCCCCTCGAGGAGGCGCCACGCGGCGGCAGAGAGAGCGCGCTCG AACTCCGGCTGCAGAAGCTGTTTGAAGAAAGGGAGACTTTACGGGATCAG GTGAGACAGCTGACGTCTCAGCTGGACCGGAGACAGAAGAATGGGACGGACAAAGTCCAGAATTCAGAGGGGGACCATTTGGAGATTGACTCTCATCTTCTGGACGTACAGA GAGACGCCAACAGACAAATCAGTGACCTGAAGTTCAAGCTGGTCAAATCTGAACAGGAAGTCACCACCCTGGAGCAGAAT GTGATCCGCCTGGAGGGTCAGGTGACCCGATACAAGTCGGCTTCAGAAAACGCAGAGAAGATCGAAGACGAGTTGAAGGCGGATAAGAGGAAGCTTCAGAGAGAG CTCCGCTCGGCTCTGGACCGGATCGACGAGCTGGAGGTGAACAACAACCACCTGTGCAAACGTCTGGAGAAGATGAAGGCCACCCGCAGCGCCCTGCTGGCCCAGCAGTGA